In the Staphylococcus condimenti genome, one interval contains:
- a CDS encoding proline--tRNA ligase, protein MRQSKVFIPTMREVPAEAEALSHRLLLKAGLIKQSTSGVYSYLPLATRVLNKITAIVREEMESIDAVEILMPALQPSELWEESGRWEAYGSELMRLTDRNGRQFALGPTHEEVVTSLVRDEVKSYKQLPLTLFQIQSKFRDEKRPRFGLLRGREFIMKDAYSFHADEASLDETYNQMYDAYSRIFKRAGINARPVVADSGAIGGSHTHEFMALSEIGEDTIVYSENSDYAANIEKAEVPFELKENNEALLELEKVGTPDAHTAQEVADYLNRPLEQITKSMIFKVDGEFIIVLVRGHHEINDVKLKAYFKTDNIELATQDEIINLIGAKPGSIGPVQEKGIKVYADNFVQDAPNLVIGANEDGYHYINANPERDFNVEAFGDFRFILEGEPLSDGSGEAKFAEGIEVGQVFKLGTKYSEAMNATFLDNQGKAKPLIMGCYGIGVSRTLSAIVEQNSDDNGIIWPKSVTPFDLHLITINPKKDDQRELGDQLYAELQQSYEVLYDDRKERAGVKFNDADLIGLPIRVVVGKRADEGIVEVKRRDNGESDEVEVSNLASYIDNLYTQI, encoded by the coding sequence ATGAGACAATCAAAAGTATTTATACCAACGATGAGAGAAGTACCAGCTGAAGCTGAAGCATTAAGTCATCGTTTGTTATTGAAAGCAGGTTTAATTAAACAAAGTACAAGCGGAGTTTATAGCTACTTGCCGCTTGCGACACGTGTATTGAATAAAATCACAGCAATCGTACGTGAAGAAATGGAAAGTATCGATGCTGTAGAAATTTTGATGCCTGCGTTACAACCATCTGAGTTGTGGGAAGAGTCAGGTCGTTGGGAAGCTTATGGTAGTGAATTAATGCGTTTAACAGATCGAAACGGTCGTCAATTTGCTTTAGGCCCAACACATGAAGAAGTAGTAACTTCTCTTGTTCGTGACGAAGTGAAATCATATAAACAATTACCATTAACACTTTTCCAAATTCAATCTAAATTCAGAGATGAAAAACGTCCTCGTTTCGGTTTATTACGCGGCCGCGAATTCATTATGAAAGATGCGTATTCATTCCACGCTGATGAAGCATCATTGGATGAAACGTATAACCAAATGTATGATGCATACAGTCGTATTTTTAAACGTGCCGGTATAAATGCGCGTCCAGTTGTTGCAGATTCTGGTGCAATTGGCGGAAGTCATACTCACGAATTCATGGCTTTAAGCGAAATTGGTGAAGATACAATTGTTTACAGTGAGAACAGTGATTATGCAGCTAACATCGAAAAAGCTGAAGTACCTTTTGAACTTAAAGAAAATAACGAAGCACTATTAGAATTAGAAAAAGTTGGAACACCTGATGCGCATACTGCACAAGAGGTCGCTGATTACTTAAATCGTCCTTTAGAACAAATTACGAAATCTATGATTTTTAAAGTAGATGGAGAATTTATTATTGTATTAGTACGAGGTCATCATGAAATCAATGATGTGAAATTAAAAGCATACTTCAAAACAGATAACATTGAGCTTGCGACACAAGATGAAATTATTAACTTAATCGGCGCAAAACCAGGATCAATCGGTCCAGTCCAAGAAAAAGGAATTAAAGTATATGCTGATAACTTTGTTCAAGATGCACCTAATTTAGTGATTGGTGCCAACGAAGACGGTTATCATTATATCAATGCTAATCCTGAGCGTGACTTTAATGTAGAAGCGTTCGGCGACTTCCGTTTCATCTTAGAAGGAGAACCTTTAAGTGACGGATCAGGTGAAGCTAAATTTGCTGAAGGTATTGAAGTAGGTCAAGTCTTCAAATTAGGTACAAAATATTCTGAAGCGATGAACGCGACTTTCTTAGATAATCAAGGTAAAGCTAAGCCATTAATTATGGGTTGTTATGGTATCGGTGTATCAAGAACATTGAGTGCAATTGTTGAACAAAATAGTGATGACAATGGCATTATATGGCCAAAATCCGTAACACCATTTGACTTGCATTTGATTACAATCAATCCTAAAAAAGATGATCAACGTGAACTTGGTGATCAACTCTATGCTGAATTACAACAATCATATGAAGTACTTTATGATGATAGAAAAGAACGCGCAGGTGTTAAATTCAATGATGCTGATTTAATTGGTCTACCAATTCGAGTAGTAGTGGGTAAACGTGCAGATGAAGGAATCGTTGAAGTCAAACGCCGTGATAATGGTGAAAGTGATGAAGTTGAAGTTTCAAACTTAGCTTCTTATATTGATAACTTATATACACAAATCTAA
- the rseP gene encoding RIP metalloprotease RseP yields MIITILAFIIVFGVLVSVHEYGHMFFAKRAGIMCPEFAIGMGPKIFSFRKNETLYTIRLLPVGGYVRMAGDGIDEVPVEPGMSVKIKLNDKDEITHIILDDQHKFQQAEVIEIKKSDFKDKMYVEGITSYDDERHRFYIAKEAYFVEGGSLIQIAPRNRQFMHKKPYQKFLTLFAGPLFNFILALVIFIGLAYYQGTPTNSIKQVADNYPAQEAGLKAGDKIEQIGSHKISTFDDIQKALDSNKDKPVKLTYDRDGKNKTVEVTPKKVKEGTKVSPKISYKLGYQPQSEHSSLIEPLTAGVQQFVKAGTLIFTAIVAMIGSIFTGNFSFDMLNGPVGIYHNVDTVVKTGIINLIGWTALLSVNLGLMNLLPIPALDGGRILFVLYEAVFRKPVNKKAETYIIGAGAIFVIIIMILVTWNDIQRYFL; encoded by the coding sequence TTGATAATTACTATATTAGCGTTTATTATCGTTTTTGGTGTCTTAGTTTCCGTTCATGAGTACGGCCACATGTTTTTCGCAAAACGCGCAGGAATTATGTGTCCTGAATTTGCTATCGGCATGGGACCCAAGATATTCAGTTTTAGAAAAAATGAAACATTATATACAATAAGATTATTACCAGTAGGCGGATATGTGCGAATGGCTGGTGATGGTATTGATGAAGTACCAGTTGAACCTGGTATGTCAGTCAAAATTAAATTGAATGACAAAGATGAAATTACTCACATTATCTTAGATGATCAGCATAAATTCCAACAAGCAGAAGTTATTGAAATTAAAAAATCCGATTTCAAAGATAAAATGTATGTAGAAGGTATTACATCTTACGACGATGAAAGACATCGTTTTTATATCGCAAAAGAAGCATATTTTGTTGAAGGCGGCAGTTTAATCCAAATTGCGCCACGTAACCGTCAATTTATGCATAAAAAACCGTATCAAAAGTTCTTAACATTATTTGCTGGTCCATTATTCAACTTTATTTTAGCGTTAGTGATATTTATTGGTCTTGCATATTACCAAGGCACACCGACTAACTCTATTAAGCAAGTTGCAGACAATTATCCGGCACAAGAAGCAGGGTTAAAAGCAGGAGATAAAATTGAACAAATCGGATCGCACAAAATCAGTACATTCGATGATATTCAAAAAGCATTAGACAGCAATAAAGATAAACCTGTGAAATTGACTTATGACAGAGATGGTAAAAATAAAACAGTAGAAGTAACACCTAAAAAAGTGAAAGAAGGCACTAAAGTAAGTCCTAAAATTTCTTATAAATTAGGCTATCAACCTCAATCAGAACATTCATCATTGATTGAACCTTTAACTGCAGGCGTACAACAATTTGTTAAAGCAGGTACATTAATTTTCACAGCCATCGTTGCAATGATCGGCAGTATTTTTACAGGCAATTTCTCCTTTGACATGTTGAATGGCCCGGTGGGTATATATCATAATGTTGATACTGTGGTAAAAACTGGTATCATTAACTTGATAGGTTGGACAGCACTTTTAAGTGTCAATTTAGGTTTAATGAACTTATTGCCGATTCCGGCACTTGATGGTGGACGTATACTGTTCGTTTTATATGAAGCAGTGTTCAGAAAACCAGTGAATAAGAAAGCTGAAACATATATTATCGGAGCAGGTGCTATTTTTGTCATTATCATTATGATATTAGTAACATGGAATGACATACAGCGTTATTTCTTATAA
- a CDS encoding phosphatidate cytidylyltransferase, with amino-acid sequence MRVRTVTAIIALLIFLPILIIGGPLLMYFSYILALIALKELLNMNKIRFISIPGIISALGLIIIMLPHDLGAWVAAVQLKGLIIMSFVILSYTVMSKNRFSFIDAAFCLMSVAYVGIGFMYLYETREAGLAFILFAFLVVWTTDTGAYLFGRAFGKHKLWPVISPNKTIEGFIGGVLCSLLVPLIMQFFVDFDINIWIMLLVTIILSMFGQLGDLVESGFKRHFGVKDSGKILPGHGGILDRFDSFMFVLPLLNILLLQN; translated from the coding sequence ATGAGAGTTAGAACGGTAACGGCAATTATTGCTTTGTTAATCTTTTTACCCATACTGATTATCGGCGGACCTTTATTGATGTATTTCTCTTACATCTTGGCCCTCATCGCACTAAAAGAATTATTGAATATGAATAAAATCCGTTTTATTTCAATACCAGGGATTATTAGTGCACTCGGTTTGATTATCATTATGCTGCCTCATGATTTAGGAGCATGGGTAGCTGCAGTACAATTAAAAGGGCTTATTATTATGAGTTTTGTAATTTTAAGTTATACTGTCATGTCTAAAAACCGCTTCAGTTTCATTGATGCAGCTTTTTGTTTAATGTCAGTGGCTTATGTCGGTATTGGATTTATGTACTTATATGAAACGCGTGAAGCTGGGTTAGCATTTATTTTATTTGCCTTCTTAGTAGTTTGGACAACAGATACTGGTGCATACTTATTTGGGCGTGCTTTCGGAAAACACAAATTATGGCCAGTTATCAGCCCGAATAAAACTATTGAAGGATTTATCGGCGGTGTACTTTGCAGTTTATTAGTACCGCTTATTATGCAATTCTTTGTTGATTTCGATATCAACATTTGGATAATGCTTCTAGTTACAATCATTTTAAGTATGTTTGGCCAACTTGGTGATTTGGTTGAATCTGGATTTAAGCGTCATTTTGGTGTGAAAGATTCTGGTAAAATTTTACCTGGACACGGCGGCATTCTTGACCGTTTTGACAGTTTCATGTTTGTTTTACCATTACTTAACATTTTATTACTGCAAAATTAA
- a CDS encoding isoprenyl transferase, with product MFKKLKNKNQSEADGTYSDLDLHNIPEHIAIIMDGNGRWAKKRKMPRIKGHYEGMQTIKKITRAANDIGVKYLTLYAFSTENWSRPEQEVNYIMNLPVNFLKTFLPELIERNVKVETIGFTDDLPASTMKAINHAKEKTAQNDGLKLIFAINYGGRAEITDSVRRMFDDMIERGQKSSDITEETINNYLMTSQYPDPELLIRTSGEQRISNFLIWQISYSEFIFDQKLWPDFDEEELKNCIKIYQKRQRRFGGLL from the coding sequence ATGTTTAAAAAGCTAAAAAATAAGAATCAATCTGAAGCTGATGGGACATATTCAGATTTAGATTTACATAATATACCCGAACATATAGCGATTATCATGGATGGTAATGGCCGTTGGGCGAAGAAACGTAAAATGCCGAGAATTAAAGGGCATTATGAAGGTATGCAAACAATTAAAAAAATTACTAGAGCTGCAAATGATATCGGTGTAAAATATTTAACTTTATACGCCTTCTCAACTGAAAATTGGTCCCGTCCTGAACAAGAAGTAAACTATATAATGAACTTGCCTGTTAATTTCTTAAAAACATTTCTTCCTGAATTGATAGAGAGAAACGTAAAAGTAGAGACAATTGGCTTTACGGATGATTTACCAGCTTCTACAATGAAAGCAATCAATCATGCTAAGGAAAAAACAGCACAAAATGATGGTTTGAAATTAATATTTGCTATTAATTATGGCGGACGTGCTGAAATTACAGATAGCGTTCGACGTATGTTTGATGATATGATTGAGCGAGGTCAGAAGAGTAGTGATATTACTGAAGAAACAATTAATAATTACTTAATGACAAGCCAATATCCTGATCCAGAATTGTTAATTAGAACATCAGGAGAACAACGTATCAGCAACTTTTTAATTTGGCAGATTTCATATAGCGAGTTTATATTTGACCAAAAACTTTGGCCGGATTTTGATGAAGAAGAACTTAAAAATTGTATTAAAATTTACCAGAAAAGACAGCGTCGTTTCGGTGGTTTATTATAG
- the frr gene encoding ribosome recycling factor, translating to MSDILSETRSRMKKSIESLSRELATINAGRANSNLLAGVKVDYYGAPTPVQQLASINVPEPRLLVVSPYDKTSLSDIERAINAANLGVNPSSDGEVIRIMVPALTEERRKELVKDVKKMGENAKVSIRNIRRDSNDDLKKDEKEGVISEDELRTGTDDVQKITDESIKEVDKVLEEKEKDIMSV from the coding sequence ATGAGCGACATTTTAAGCGAAACTAGATCAAGAATGAAAAAGTCAATTGAAAGTTTGTCACGCGAACTAGCTACTATTAATGCCGGTCGTGCAAATTCTAATTTGCTTGCTGGTGTAAAAGTAGATTATTATGGAGCACCAACTCCAGTTCAACAATTAGCAAGCATCAATGTTCCTGAACCACGTTTATTAGTAGTTTCACCATATGATAAAACTTCTTTATCTGATATCGAACGTGCGATTAATGCAGCTAACTTAGGTGTAAATCCATCTAGTGACGGCGAAGTAATCCGTATTATGGTCCCTGCATTAACTGAAGAACGTCGTAAAGAATTAGTTAAAGACGTTAAAAAAATGGGAGAAAATGCAAAAGTTTCTATCCGTAATATCCGTCGCGACAGTAATGATGATTTGAAGAAAGATGAAAAAGAAGGCGTTATTTCTGAAGATGAATTACGTACTGGCACTGATGATGTTCAAAAAATTACTGATGAATCTATCAAAGAAGTAGATAAAGTATTAGAAGAAAAAGAAAAAGACATCATGTCAGTATAA
- the pyrH gene encoding UMP kinase, which produces MAETSKYNRVVLKLSGEALAGEKGFGINPIIIKSVAKQIAEVVELDCEIAVIVGGGNIWRGKTGSDLGMDRGTADYMGMLATVMNALALQDSLEQLDCDTRVLTSIEMKQVAEPYIRRRAIRHLEKKRVVIFAAGIGNPYFSTDTTAALRAAEVEADVILMGKNNVDGVYSADPKVDKNAEKYEHLTYIQMLQDGLQIMDSTAASFCMDNNIPLNVFSITEEGNIKRAVKGEKIGTTITK; this is translated from the coding sequence ATGGCTGAAACTTCTAAATATAATCGCGTTGTCTTGAAACTAAGTGGAGAAGCCCTTGCAGGAGAAAAGGGATTTGGTATTAATCCAATTATTATTAAAAGTGTTGCAAAACAAATTGCTGAAGTTGTTGAATTAGATTGTGAAATTGCAGTAATTGTTGGCGGCGGAAATATCTGGAGAGGTAAAACAGGTAGTGATCTTGGTATGGACCGTGGTACTGCAGACTATATGGGTATGTTAGCTACAGTTATGAATGCTCTAGCACTCCAAGACAGCTTAGAACAATTAGATTGCGATACACGTGTTTTAACTTCAATCGAAATGAAACAAGTTGCAGAACCATATATCAGACGTCGTGCAATCAGACATTTAGAGAAAAAACGTGTTGTAATTTTCGCGGCTGGTATCGGCAACCCTTACTTCTCAACAGATACAACAGCTGCTCTAAGAGCTGCTGAAGTTGAAGCTGATGTAATTCTAATGGGTAAAAATAATGTAGATGGCGTTTATTCAGCAGACCCTAAAGTTGATAAAAACGCAGAAAAATATGAGCACTTAACATATATCCAAATGCTTCAAGATGGTCTTCAAATCATGGACTCTACTGCAGCATCATTCTGTATGGATAATAACATTCCATTGAATGTGTTCTCTATTACTGAAGAGGGAAATATTAAACGTGCTGTTAAGGGCGAAAAAATCGGTACTACAATTACAAAATAA
- the tsf gene encoding translation elongation factor Ts, producing the protein MAQVTAKLVKELRERTGAGMMDCKKALEATDGDIEKAIDYLREKGIAKAAKKADRIAAEGMTHVEVDGNDAVIVEINAETDFVARNEGFQELVKELAKHILETKPESVDALMETKMSSGETVKERINKAISTIGEKLSLRRFAIRSKGDNDAFGAYLHMGGRIGVLAVVEGTTDEEAAKDVAMHIAAINPKYVSSEQVSQDEIAHEKEVLKQQALNEGKPEKIVEKMVEGRLRKYLQEICAVDQNFVKDPDVTVEQFLKSKGGKLTDFVRYEVGEGMEKREENFADEVKGQMK; encoded by the coding sequence ATGGCACAAGTTACAGCTAAATTAGTTAAAGAATTACGCGAAAGAACTGGCGCAGGTATGATGGATTGTAAAAAAGCGCTTGAAGCAACTGATGGTGACATCGAAAAAGCAATCGACTACCTACGTGAAAAAGGTATTGCAAAAGCTGCTAAAAAAGCAGATCGTATTGCTGCTGAAGGTATGACTCATGTTGAAGTTGACGGAAACGATGCAGTTATCGTTGAAATCAATGCTGAAACTGACTTTGTTGCGCGTAACGAAGGTTTCCAAGAATTAGTAAAAGAACTTGCGAAACATATTCTTGAAACTAAACCAGAATCTGTTGATGCTTTAATGGAAACTAAAATGTCTTCAGGCGAAACTGTTAAAGAACGTATCAATAAAGCAATCTCAACTATCGGAGAAAAATTAAGCTTGCGTCGTTTTGCAATCAGATCTAAAGGCGACAATGATGCTTTTGGTGCTTACTTGCACATGGGCGGACGTATTGGTGTGTTAGCAGTAGTTGAAGGTACTACTGACGAAGAAGCTGCTAAAGATGTTGCTATGCACATCGCTGCTATCAACCCTAAATATGTTTCTTCTGAACAAGTAAGCCAAGACGAAATTGCTCACGAAAAAGAAGTTTTAAAACAACAAGCTTTAAATGAAGGTAAACCAGAAAAAATCGTTGAAAAAATGGTTGAAGGCCGTTTACGCAAATATTTACAAGAAATTTGCGCAGTTGACCAAAACTTCGTTAAAGATCCAGACGTAACTGTAGAACAGTTCTTAAAATCTAAAGGCGGTAAATTAACTGACTTTGTTCGTTATGAAGTAGGCGAAGGTATGGAAAAACGTGAAGAAAACTTTGCTGATGAAGTAAAAGGACAAATGAAATAA
- the rpsB gene encoding 30S ribosomal protein S2 → MAVISMKQLLEAGVHFGHQTRRWNPKMKKYIFTERNGIYIIDLQKTVKKVDEAYNFLKQVSEDGGKVLFVGTKKQAQESIKNEAERAGQFYVNQRWLGGILTNYKTISKRVKRISEIEKMEEDGLFEVLPKKEVVEIKKEYDRLIKFLGGIRDMKSMPQALFVVDPRKERNAIAEARKLRIPIVGIVDTNCDPDEIDYVIPANDDAIRAVKLLTGKMADAVLEGQQGVSNEEVAAEQNIDLNEDEVVEVEEVKETSVESN, encoded by the coding sequence ATGGCAGTAATTTCAATGAAACAATTGCTAGAAGCAGGTGTTCACTTCGGTCACCAAACACGCCGTTGGAACCCAAAAATGAAAAAATATATTTTCACTGAAAGAAATGGTATCTATATCATCGACTTACAAAAAACAGTGAAAAAAGTTGACGAAGCGTACAACTTCCTTAAACAAGTATCTGAAGACGGCGGTAAAGTCTTATTCGTAGGTACTAAAAAACAAGCACAAGAATCTATTAAAAATGAAGCAGAACGTGCTGGTCAATTCTACGTTAACCAAAGATGGTTAGGCGGAATCTTGACTAACTATAAAACAATCTCTAAACGTGTAAAACGTATTTCTGAAATTGAAAAAATGGAAGAAGACGGTTTATTCGAAGTATTACCTAAAAAAGAAGTAGTTGAAATCAAAAAAGAATACGACCGTTTAATCAAATTCTTAGGCGGTATTCGTGATATGAAATCAATGCCTCAAGCATTATTCGTAGTTGATCCTCGTAAAGAGCGCAACGCTATTGCTGAAGCACGTAAATTACGCATCCCAATCGTAGGTATCGTTGATACTAACTGCGATCCAGATGAAATTGATTACGTTATTCCAGCAAACGACGATGCAATCCGTGCCGTTAAATTATTAACTGGTAAAATGGCAGATGCAGTCTTAGAAGGTCAACAAGGTGTTTCAAATGAAGAAGTAGCTGCTGAACAAAACATCGACTTAAATGAAGATGAAGTTGTTGAAGTAGAAGAAGTTAAAGAAACTTCTGTTGAATCAAACTAA
- the codY gene encoding GTP-sensing pleiotropic transcriptional regulator CodY, with protein MSLLSKTRELNTLLQKHKGIAVDFKDVARKISEVTVTNVFIVSRRGKILGHSLNELLKSSRINQMLEDRHIPSEYTDKLMDVKQTVSNIGIDDDLSVFPPENRDTFIDSKTTIFPVLGGGERLGTLVLGRVSDDFTDNDLVLGEYAATVLGMEILREKHSEVEQEARDKAAINMAINSLSYSEREAIEHIFEELGGKEGLLIASKVADRVGITRSVIVNALRKLESAGVIESRSLGMKGTFIKVKKEQFLDELEKSN; from the coding sequence ATGAGTTTACTTTCAAAAACAAGAGAATTAAATACACTGTTGCAAAAACATAAAGGTATTGCAGTAGACTTTAAAGATGTTGCGCGCAAAATTAGTGAGGTTACTGTTACAAACGTGTTTATCGTATCACGTAGAGGTAAAATTTTAGGTCATAGCTTAAACGAATTGTTAAAAAGCAGCCGTATCAACCAAATGCTAGAAGATCGTCATATTCCAAGCGAATATACTGATAAATTAATGGACGTTAAACAAACAGTTTCTAATATTGGTATCGATGATGACTTATCTGTTTTTCCTCCTGAAAACAGAGACACATTCATCGACAGCAAAACTACTATTTTCCCAGTACTAGGCGGCGGAGAAAGATTAGGTACACTTGTATTAGGACGTGTATCTGATGATTTCACTGACAATGATTTAGTATTAGGTGAATATGCAGCCACAGTTTTAGGTATGGAAATTTTACGTGAAAAACATAGCGAAGTTGAACAAGAAGCTCGTGATAAAGCAGCTATCAACATGGCTATCAACTCATTATCATACTCGGAAAGAGAAGCTATTGAGCATATTTTCGAAGAACTTGGCGGAAAAGAAGGCTTATTAATTGCATCTAAAGTTGCTGATCGCGTAGGCATCACACGTTCAGTTATTGTAAACGCATTACGTAAATTAGAAAGTGCTGGTGTAATTGAATCTCGTTCATTAGGAATGAAAGGTACTTTCATTAAAGTTAAAAAAGAACAATTCTTAGATGAATTGGAAAAATCTAACTAA